ACAACGCGGAAACAATATCCTTTGTCGTTAAGCAGGCCGCCCAAGGGCTGAAGAAGTATTTCGGTGGAGGAATCGTCGTCAACGCTGACGGAGGAAGCACCGATGGGACGAGGGAGGCGGTTCTGGGGACAAAGGTCCCAGAGGGTGTCGAGGTTCACAGCTTCGTCTACAGCTGGCCGATTCCGGGAAAGGGCAGCGCTATGAAGGAGCTCATGGAGTTTGCCCTCGAGAGGGACGCCGATGCGCTCGTCTTCGTGGACAGCGACCTGAGGAGCATAACCCCCGAGTGGATATACTGCTTCGCCAAGCCCATCGAGGAGGGCTACGACTTCGTGGCGCCGCTCTACATAAGGCACAAGTGGGACGGCACGATAACCAACAACATAGCCTACCCTATGACGGCCTCGCTCTACGGGAAGAACGTCAGGCAGCCGATAGGAGGGGACTTTGGGGTGAGCAGAAAGCTCATGGAAGTCTACCTCGAAGACGGGGCGGTCTGGAAGACCCACGTGGCGCGCTTCGGCGTCGACATATTCCTGACGACGACGGCCATAGCGAGGGGCTTCAAAATCATCCAGACTGCTCTGGGGATGAAGATACACGATCCCAAGGATCCGGCGGCATCGCTCGGCCCCATGTTCAACCAGGTCGTCGGGACGCTGTTCATGCTGATGGAGAAGTACGAGAACGTCTGGAAGGACGTTAAAGCAATAGAGCCCGTTCCGGTCTTCGGGGAGCTTGAGAAAGGGGAACCAGAGCCTGTAAAGGTGACCTTAGAGCTCCTTGAGATAAGGGCAAAGGAGCTCTTTGCCCAGCACGAACCCGTGCTGAAGAGGGCACTGGGCGAAGAGACTCTCAAGGGGGTGATGGAGGCCCTCAAGACCTTCGAGTTCGACGACAGGCTCTGGAGCCACGTCCTCTACGACGGGGCGGTGGCGTACAAAAACGGAATCCTAACCGAGGCAGAACCCCTCGTGCCGCTGTACTTCGCAAAGACGGCGGACTTCGTCAAGAGAACGATGGACATGAGCACCCTTGAGGCCGAAAAACTGATAGAGGAGAGGGCGAAGGTCTTCCTTGAGGAGAAGGACTACCTCTTGGAGCGCTGGTAGAGCTCCCTGACCTCTTTCATTAGAACTATTTCCTCCATTTTTGGAACGCTCCAAGCCCCCCTGAGGGTCGTTGAGAGCGCCGCTACGAGGTTTGCGAAGCGCCCGAGTTTTCTGAGGTGCTCCTCATCGATGGTCCCCTCACCGAGCAGGTTCGAGTAGTGAAGGCCGGCTAAGAGGGCAGCTGTGAAGGCATCCCCTGCTCCGGTGGTGTCAACCGGTTCGACTCTATAAGCAGGGATGTGAACCTTAGCGCCTCCACTCATCAGCTCGCTGCCCTTCTCACCTAAGGTCACCGCGAGAAGTTTGAAGTCGAAGTCTTCAGGGTTTATTCCGTTGTCTCTGAGGTACGCCAGCTCCCCATCGCCGAGCTTAACTATATCCGCCAGCCCGAGGGCCCTCTCAATATCCCGTAGCATCTCTCCCTCCCTTCCGCGCCAGAGGTCGGGCCTTATGTTGACATCGTAGCTCAGTGGAACCTTTCCCTTAAGTTCCTCTAAAATTCCAAAGAGCGTCGAGCGAGAGGGCTCCCTGGCGAAGAGCACGGTGCCAAAGTGAATTGTCTCAGCGTTCTCAAGAAGGGCCGTCTCCACGTCCTCAGGCTTCAGGTTGAAGTAGGCAACGCCATCGTAGAGAATGAACTCCGGCTTGGCACCGATGAGCTGAACGAAGACAACGCCAGTATGTTTTTCAGCGTCCCGGGATATGTATGTCCTTACCCCCTCATCATGAAGCCTTTCGAGCAGAAAGTCCCCAAAGGGATCGTCGCCGACCTTGCTTACCAGCGCACTCTCAACGCCGAGCCTTGAAAGACCAACCGCAACGTTTGCAGGAGCACCGCCCGGATGCTTCTCGAAGGACTTCACATCCTTAAGCTTCCCCTCCTGCAGGGCTATGAAATCTATGAGGACCTCTCCGATAGAGACCATCATCGTCATCACCACAAGCAACAACTTTTGGTTGTTTCCTCCGACAACCGTTATATACGTTTCCCGCGATTGAGATACCAAGGTGCTGCCCATGATAGCGGTAATAACGTTCACGGATCCGAGGCCAACGGCCCTCTCGATCGAGCGCGAGAGGGCTTTGATGGAGAAGCACTCCACCCTCATCGGGGAGCTGAGAAAGGCTGGCTTTGAAGTTCTCGACGTGAACGAGAGGCTTGGAAAATACGAAGCCCTCAAAGCCGGTAAGAACTTCGGGGTAGATTCGATGGATGAGAGCTTCAGGGCCGGGGAAATTATAGCCGGAAGCTCGGCCTCGGGAATAATAGCCGGCCTCTGGCACTGGACGGAGAGCAACCTCGTTACGGCACTTGTCAGAGAAACCAAGAGGCCCATACTCCTCTACGCCGACGATGATCCGGCATGGGCAGGAACCACGTGCGTCACATCTGTCGGGGCCTCTCTTTGGGAGAGCGCGGTGAACGAGTACGCGCTGAACCACGTCCGCCTCAAGGGGGACGTTGAAAAGGTAAAGGCCTGGGTTAGAGCCGTTGAGGCCGTCTCAAAGCTCTCCAGGAAGTCCCTCCTCCTCTGGGGGGCCCCGTACACCCTCGGGATGGAGCACCTCATGGACGACCTGCCGAGGCTTAAGAGGATCGTCGGCGACTTCATAATGCTCGGCCAGTACGTTCTGGTTAGGAAGGCGGAGAAGATGCTCTCGGACGAGAGGCTGAGGGTCCGCGTGGAGGAGTTCTACGACTGGCTGACCGAGAAAACGGAAGTCAAGTTTGACGACCTCATGCTGACACCGGAGGCGTTGAGGAGACAGATAGCACTCTACCTAGCCGCAAAGGAGAGCTGGAGCGAGCAGGAAGGCATTTCGGCCGTCTCGATAAAGTGCCAGCCGGAGCTGAGCGAGG
The Thermococcus radiotolerans genome window above contains:
- a CDS encoding glycosyltransferase codes for the protein MRVIVGIPSYNNAETISFVVKQAAQGLKKYFGGGIVVNADGGSTDGTREAVLGTKVPEGVEVHSFVYSWPIPGKGSAMKELMEFALERDADALVFVDSDLRSITPEWIYCFAKPIEEGYDFVAPLYIRHKWDGTITNNIAYPMTASLYGKNVRQPIGGDFGVSRKLMEVYLEDGAVWKTHVARFGVDIFLTTTAIARGFKIIQTALGMKIHDPKDPAASLGPMFNQVVGTLFMLMEKYENVWKDVKAIEPVPVFGELEKGEPEPVKVTLELLEIRAKELFAQHEPVLKRALGEETLKGVMEALKTFEFDDRLWSHVLYDGAVAYKNGILTEAEPLVPLYFAKTADFVKRTMDMSTLEAEKLIEERAKVFLEEKDYLLERW
- a CDS encoding carbohydrate kinase family protein is translated as MMVSIGEVLIDFIALQEGKLKDVKSFEKHPGGAPANVAVGLSRLGVESALVSKVGDDPFGDFLLERLHDEGVRTYISRDAEKHTGVVFVQLIGAKPEFILYDGVAYFNLKPEDVETALLENAETIHFGTVLFAREPSRSTLFGILEELKGKVPLSYDVNIRPDLWRGREGEMLRDIERALGLADIVKLGDGELAYLRDNGINPEDFDFKLLAVTLGEKGSELMSGGAKVHIPAYRVEPVDTTGAGDAFTAALLAGLHYSNLLGEGTIDEEHLRKLGRFANLVAALSTTLRGAWSVPKMEEIVLMKEVRELYQRSKR
- a CDS encoding L-fucose/L-arabinose isomerase family protein, with the translated sequence MIAVITFTDPRPTALSIERERALMEKHSTLIGELRKAGFEVLDVNERLGKYEALKAGKNFGVDSMDESFRAGEIIAGSSASGIIAGLWHWTESNLVTALVRETKRPILLYADDDPAWAGTTCVTSVGASLWESAVNEYALNHVRLKGDVEKVKAWVRAVEAVSKLSRKSLLLWGAPYTLGMEHLMDDLPRLKRIVGDFIMLGQYVLVRKAEKMLSDERLRVRVEEFYDWLTEKTEVKFDDLMLTPEALRRQIALYLAAKESWSEQEGISAVSIKCQPELSEVYGVTACLIPALFPFNLDAEGEKEVIPATCEGDVKGTISSALLFYLSGKPPLFGDIKYVDDEVVMIANCGASSLYYARLSENPEENLKATTVQGQCQGASGGALTYRTPPAEFTVARLIRRGGEYYLLYFLAEGLEITEEMESKLKWGKQWPHTAIRNPLDKETFISAMGANHLSLVPGDYTEELRFTARLWGVKAINLEDPREVKSFLEG